One Pullulanibacillus sp. KACC 23026 DNA segment encodes these proteins:
- a CDS encoding acetoacetate--CoA ligase: MAALTQYMNWLNEQKGLAFTSYHDLYQWSVTELATFWGTMWDYFNIQSTKPYQEVLAKEEMPGAVWFPNTELNYTEHVFRNSGPRDAIIYASELRRQETITWDELEKQVAAFAAALKENGIHKGDRVAAYISNIHEAVIAFLACASLGVIWSSCSPEFGSQSVIDRFKQIEPKLLIAVDGYRYGGKDFNRMDTVHAIQAAIPSIKKTVLIPYLVQGEELVINKTETDWDAFLSPHLGKPLNYERVPFDHPLWILFSSGTTGIPKAIVQGHGGILLEHLKALSLHTNLDKKDRFFWYTTTGWMMWNFLVGGLLTGSSIILYDGNPVYPDPNRLWRLAEETEMTVFGTSAGFLTQCMKSGITPGQSFDLSQLKAIGSTGSPLPPSGFEWVYQEVKEDLLLASASGGTDVCSAFILGCPILPVYSGELQCRGLGCSIEAFDEKGEKTSEIGELVLTKPIPSMPIYFWNDPDGERYKDSYFDKYPGIWRHGDYLQVTERGGCIIYGRSDATINRGGVRMGTSEIYSAVEKLPEVRDSLIVDIHLEDDRSVMPLFVVLEEGEGLEEDLMRRIRQVIRENCSPRHVPTDIIEVSDIPRTINGKKLEVPVKKILTGVPIDKAANPGSLSNPETLNLFVELGLELGTIK; encoded by the coding sequence ATGGCAGCGTTGACTCAATACATGAATTGGTTAAATGAACAAAAGGGTTTAGCCTTCACTTCTTACCATGATTTATATCAGTGGTCGGTTACAGAGCTTGCGACTTTTTGGGGAACGATGTGGGATTATTTTAATATCCAATCAACTAAGCCTTACCAGGAGGTGTTAGCAAAAGAAGAGATGCCTGGTGCGGTTTGGTTTCCAAATACGGAACTGAACTATACAGAACATGTTTTTCGGAACAGTGGGCCACGCGATGCGATTATTTATGCTTCAGAGCTTCGACGTCAAGAAACCATTACTTGGGATGAGCTTGAGAAACAAGTAGCGGCATTTGCGGCTGCTTTAAAAGAAAATGGGATTCATAAAGGCGACCGGGTGGCAGCCTATATCTCGAATATTCATGAAGCGGTCATTGCGTTTTTAGCTTGTGCAAGCCTTGGCGTCATTTGGTCGAGTTGTTCTCCAGAATTCGGCAGTCAAAGTGTGATTGACCGCTTTAAACAAATTGAGCCCAAACTTTTGATCGCAGTCGACGGCTATCGGTATGGTGGCAAAGATTTTAATCGTATGGATACCGTTCATGCGATTCAAGCGGCCATTCCCTCTATTAAGAAAACCGTTTTGATTCCTTATTTAGTCCAAGGGGAAGAATTGGTTATCAATAAGACCGAAACCGATTGGGATGCCTTTCTGTCCCCGCACCTTGGAAAACCGCTAAACTATGAGCGCGTTCCATTTGATCACCCGTTATGGATTCTCTTTTCATCTGGAACGACAGGAATTCCAAAGGCGATTGTACAAGGTCATGGTGGCATCCTTCTCGAGCATTTAAAGGCCCTTTCCTTACACACTAATTTAGATAAAAAGGACCGTTTTTTCTGGTATACAACAACGGGTTGGATGATGTGGAATTTTCTTGTTGGCGGTCTGTTAACGGGCTCTTCCATTATTTTATATGATGGCAATCCTGTCTATCCGGATCCCAATCGTTTATGGAGGCTTGCGGAGGAAACGGAGATGACTGTCTTTGGAACAAGCGCAGGCTTTTTAACACAATGTATGAAATCAGGCATCACACCTGGTCAATCCTTTGATCTGAGTCAATTAAAAGCGATTGGATCGACAGGATCTCCCTTACCTCCAAGTGGGTTTGAATGGGTGTACCAAGAAGTGAAAGAGGATCTACTGCTTGCTTCTGCAAGCGGCGGGACCGATGTTTGTTCCGCTTTTATATTAGGCTGTCCGATCTTGCCTGTTTATTCGGGTGAACTTCAATGCAGAGGACTCGGCTGTTCCATTGAAGCATTTGATGAAAAGGGTGAGAAAACCTCTGAAATTGGTGAACTCGTTTTAACTAAACCGATTCCCTCAATGCCTATTTATTTTTGGAATGATCCGGATGGTGAACGCTATAAAGACAGTTATTTTGATAAGTATCCGGGTATTTGGCGGCATGGTGATTATTTACAAGTGACCGAGCGAGGCGGCTGTATCATATACGGGCGGTCTGATGCGACGATTAATCGCGGCGGCGTGCGAATGGGGACGAGTGAAATCTACAGTGCGGTTGAAAAACTCCCAGAAGTGCGTGATAGTTTGATCGTGGACATTCATCTTGAGGATGATCGTTCAGTCATGCCTCTCTTCGTCGTTCTTGAGGAGGGAGAGGGACTGGAGGAGGACTTGATGAGACGAATTAGACAGGTCATTCGTGAAAACTGTTCTCCAAGACATGTCCCAACTGATATCATAGAAGTCTCGGATATCCCACGTACTATTAATGGTAAAAAACTAGAAGTGCCGGTTAAAAAAATCTTAACGGGAGTTCCTATTGATAAAGCGGCTAATCCAGGCTCCTTAAGCAATCCCGAAACCCTTAATTTGTTTGTGGAACTCGGATTAGAGCTTGGGACAATTAAATAA